A part of Aegilops tauschii subsp. strangulata cultivar AL8/78 chromosome 2, Aet v6.0, whole genome shotgun sequence genomic DNA contains:
- the LOC109749182 gene encoding uncharacterized protein, with translation MSARLQECDEQRGKRMPKRGRERLYLVFDDWCHGYSIRMVNLLQHTAGSGHPAPVHFSEPFCRIMAPLVSYFTSAFGSKILAVFSRDPEADSESYFPMLDVRSRCVTFAPGQGCPIPPIYYLPVGNELFSLSFCSFEMLCSEELSPRLQDQSCGMGWSWKQLSEKPPFYVDNVTSYSLHPQERTFLFSTKTGATEATYTFDTEKRSWKLLGYWKLPFAGCGHFDLGLNCFVGLSKEPDTLGQLYSCEVPIYDTDDGLCPCPVVKLCKENLLSECPIDMHVGATLVYMGGKSEFCLVQCVSPDQDRMDEEDVAHGVQLPGRRFYCLTTFSLSFNKDKELTTGNNRRLQYYKVPKEATKPFLQDPVAFWM, from the coding sequence ATGTCCGCCCGGTTACAAGAATGCGACGAGCAAAGGGGAAAAAGGATGCCAAAGCGTGGCCGTGAGCGACTTTACCTTGTCTTTGATGACTGGTGCCATGGATACAGCATCCGCATGGTAAACTTGTTGCAGCATACTGCTGGCTCAGGCCATCCAGCCCCGGTGCATTTTTCCGAGCCTTTCTGCCGCATAATGGCGCCTCTCGTGTCGTACTTCACGTCAGCCTTTGGCTCTAAGATTTTGGCGGTGTTTTCCAGAGATCCCGAAGCTGACTCTGAGAGCTACTTCCCAATGTTGGACGTTCGCTCGCGGTGCGTCACCTTTGCCCCTGGGCAGGGATGTCCTATTCCTCCCATCTACTACCTACCTGTCGGCAACGAGTTATTCAGTCTGAGCTTCTGCTCCTTCGAGATGCTCTGCTCGGAGGAGCTCTCCCCCCGGTTGCAGGATCAGTCTTGCGGCATGGGTTGGTCATGGAAACAGCTCTCTGAGAAACCGCCATTCTATGTTGATAACGTCACCTCCTACTCTTTGCATCCTCAAGAACGGACCTTCCTCTTCAGCACCAAGACTGGCGCCACTGAGGCCACCTACACCTTTGACACCGAGAAACGTTCATGGAAACTCCTTGGCTATTGGAAGCTGCCCTTTGCTGGCTGCGGTCACTTTGACCTGGGCCTCAACTGCTTTGTCGGGCTCTCCAAAGAACCGGACACCCTTGGCCAACTTTACAGCTGCGAAGTGCCCATCTATGACACTGATGATGGTCTGTGCCCTTGCCCTGTAGTGAAGCTCTGCAAGGAGAATCTGTTAAGTGAGTGCCCAATTGATATGCATGTTGGTGCTACCCTTGTCTACATGGGAGGCAAGAGCGAATTCTGCCTCGTACAGTGTGTCAGCCCTGATCAGGACCGAATGGATGAGGAGGACGTTGCTCATGGTGTGCAGCTACCCGGTCGTCGCTTCTATTGTCTGACCACATTCTCTCTCAGCTTCAACAAGGATAAAGAACTGACAACGGGCAATAACCGTCGGCTGCAGTACTACAAAGTGCCTAAAGAAGCCACTAAGCCGTTCCTTCAAGATCCGGTGGCATTTTGGATGTAA